The genomic stretch TGTGTCCACAGGGACAGTTTCTGAAGGACACTCGCGCCCTCCCAGTTGCTGGGAACACATGGTGGGTGTGCCCTTTGCTCTGCATTGACTGGGGGGTGGCAGTCGCCTCCTGAGGTCATGGGGTTATAGCCTGAGCTGTGGTCGCCGTGTTGGCAGCTGAGGAGCCTGTTAGCAGCCTCATGGCACAGACCCAGTTCCTCCCTCAAGAGCTGGgcatgccggggggggggggggcgtgcaggggacTCCCTCTGACTCTGGGGTCTCGTTGGCTCCTCTGCCCTGAGGCAGGTCCATCGGCGGCCACTGGGGGGAGCTCTGCATACGCGCCTGCTCTGCTGCAAGCAGTCCCCCTGGAAGGCGTGTCTGAGTCACTCCTGCTTATAACTTCTGGTGCGTCGCTGGTGCTGCAGCGATGAGCATTCTTGTTTCCAGGTtccgtcccctcccttccttcctgggccACAGTGCAGCGCTGGCCGGCGGGTCCTGCCCTGCAGCTACTCGGacgctccctctgaggcccctgtgtggggccctggctggtctggagATCATACTTGGTCATCTGTGCCGTGGCCCTGTCTCCTGTGAGCAGCAgagctccctggggcctgggaatcCCTCAGGACACGTGtctccccgccccacacacacagcacatggAATACGGTGCCACGCACCCCTCTCGTGCAGCCTCAGCGCCTCGTGTGttgctttagaccagtggtcggcaaactaattagtcaacagagccaaatatcaatagtacaacgattgaaatttcttttgagagccaaaatttttaaacttaaactatatatgtaggtacattgttattaacttaattagggtactcctaagctggcctttgctaaaaactcaaggggccaaagagccgtatgtggctcgtgagccgcagtttgccaaccactgctttagagagagagcaggggggagggaaacatcaatgggttgcctcctgtacacacctctcctgggggtcaagcccacaaccttttggtgttcaggGCAACACTCCACTcagccaggcccccagccagggctaatatACATACAGTGGGGATGTTAAAATTACTTTGTCGCTGTTCACTCACTCGTCCAACTCTCAGATGTCCACAGTGCTTACTCTGCGCAGTGACGGAGGGCGCTGGTGAGACAGGCCCCTTGCAGGGGGGCGTGGGGCTCCCACACTGGCCGGAGGCACCGGAGGCAGCTGGAGCCCCCGGGATGCCCCAGATCTCCATGGAGCCGCAGGCCGCAGGCTCGCCTGCCTCTGGCCAGCTGCCGCGGGCGCTGTGCTTGGCGTGCGGCCGGGAGGGAAGGACCCACAGAAAGAGCCGGCAGGGTGACCGGACGGTAGGAGGCGAAGCGCCAGCTTGTGATCCTGCTGTTCCTCTCAGATACGTCGCCTGACCTTGGAGACACAAATGTGAGCGTTCAGAGGTTGGAGAGAAAGTACCAAATAATTTAATAGTGTCCCAATGTGTGAACTTCCTCGGCAGTTTCTCCAACACAGAACCACAGGCAGACGGTGTGGTCCCGGGCAACTGTCAGCACTTAGAAATGAGGAAGCCTCCCATCCCAGCTGATTTCAAATTCAAGAACTGGACATGCAATGTAACTTCTGTGCAGCATGACAAGGTAGAAGAGTTTTTGTGAACAAAAGTAagataattaactttaaaatagtcAAGAAGTGCTGGTAGAACGAATGACCTTGGGCGTAAAGCGAGAGCTTGTATCCTGACATCGAGCAAACTCAAACGTAGGTTTGATCGGTTAAAAAAGCAGGACTGAGTTCACACTCTTGGCCTACTCCGAACAGCTCCTTGTTCTCCTCTGCGCAGCTCACAATTCCTCCCATTTTTTGGTGATGTGGCAAAAGCACCGGGAGTCAGACATTCCGGGAAGAAGGGCAGCATGAGCCTGCAGGCCATCCAGGTGTGCAGGGTGGGGTGAGCAGTAggcgtggggggcaggggtcgaggagcaggtggaggtttGCTCCCGGTGCCCGGGTGAGCAGCCGAGAGGGTCCCTGTGAGAGGGGAGGGTCTGCAAGGGGCCCAGTCTGCCGTGGCTGGTGCCCCCGCAGGAAGAGCTTTCAGCGCCGCAGACACTCGGTCCTGCGCAGGCGGGGACAGAGCCAGCAGCCCGCCCAGGCCCCCAGGAGGCCACCAGGAACTAGCCAGTTAGTAGCCAAAACCACTGAGAACCTGGAAGTTTATAAAAAGTGGTTTGAGGCTCCCTTCTCTGTTTGGGGAAGAGCACCTGGGCTGCAggtcagggctgtgggcagaggctgggcacTAAGGTTTCCCTCACCCAGGGCTCCTGTGCAGGAGCAGGGGAGACAGACCGAGAGGAGCTTTTATTTATACCCAACCtggctccctgaccagggcccactGTGCCTGGGGGCCCCATGGCCTTGGCCTGGAGACTGCAGACTGAGCAGCGGCACCGCGCGTGTGCAGGGGAATGCCGCCAcagctgggccgggccgggccggcacTCGCActccaccaggcctgcaggtggagCCGTGACGGGGCCCTCCTGCGCCCTGGTGCCTGTGCTGGAGGGGGGTTGGCTGAggcacctgcaggcctgggcggGGCACGGGCTGTGGAAGGACTGGGGCCGGGTGTCCTGGCATCTTCTCGGACGGGCATGCTCTGCACTACCCTGGACACACCTGTCTGCGGGCCTCGTGTCCAGGCTGTCGGCACGGGAGGGGCGACCCGGCGTCATGTCGGGGTTTGCTACCAGACGAATGTGCTGCGAACTTGAAAAACCTTTCTGTTCTTAGGGCTTTTGGGTTTCAAAACTGGCATCAGAGGGCTGCGGGCCTGTATTCCGTCATAAGGACTTGGGGGGCGGCGATGGGGGGCTCCCTCAAGTGCACAGTGCAAAGTGGCTGCTTAGGGAATGGGCTGGATGGAGGCAGGAGGCGGGTGAACCCTGCTGACCTCCGTCTGACCCCATGCAGCCACTTCCCGAAAGTAGGCCAGCCTCACTCGGGTCACGCAGCGTCACCTGACGCGGACCTGGTGGACGGTGGTGGCGGCAGCGTGGGGGCCAAGGTCGGTGCTCGGGAGCTGGTCACCTGCCGTCCTGAGCTCCCTGTGGGTCAGTCCCTGCAGCCTTTCTCCCTCGGCCCTGTGCCCGTGAACAGCGCCcctaggaggtgggggaggggtgccttcctgcacagcccctcgAGCCTTCCCTCCTTGTGAAGCACTTGGCCTCGCCCTCGACAGGACCCTGCTGTGGCCCTGGCCGCGCCCCCATCCACGTGTGTGCTGTCCTGTTTCCTTCATTTTAATACTCGGTGGCTTTTCTTTCAAGCATCTCTTTTTATAAACAAACCTAAGATGGGGGATCAAGCATTCCAACAACACAGAGTATAAATACTGGCTTTCACTTCCATCACTTCATTCGTAAAGCCCCGTGGGAGGCTGAGTGAGCAGGCCGCGGGCGGGCCTGTGGGCGCCGGGCCTGAGTGCAGCTGCCCTCCGCACAGGCACCTGGTCTAGAGCACACGCCTGTACTGCTGTGTGTTCCTGCCTCAGCGCTTCCCCGTGGGGACAGCGGCAGAGCTACAGGTGGCAAAGTGCTGTGACTGGCTGAGCgccgtcccctcctcccccaggactcGGACCCGGTCGGTGGGCGTGCACCGAGCCCGCAGGCTATGCACCAGCGGCGCCTCTGGGCTGGCCCCGTGCTGCTGGCCGTCTACGCCAGCACCTGCTGGACGCCCGCCTGGTCCGCGGAGCAGCTCTGGCGCCCGCAGGGCATTTTCTTGACCAGCCGCCGCAGCTTGCTGGGGAAGCTCCTGTTGATGCAGCGGTACAGCAGCGGCGTCACGGCGCTGCTGGAGAAGGCCAGGCACCGGGACAGGTCCTTCGCAAAGAGCAGTAGCCCCAGGTGctgcccggccacggcccccccCCACAGGGCCAGGCACGTGTGCCCCAGGAGGGTCAGGTAGTGCGGCGTCCAGAGCCCAAACTGCGTGCACACGGTGGCCACCAGGAGCCTGTGCACCGAGGGGTCCAGCCTCCCCGAGTCCTGGTCGAGGGGCGTGTCCTCCTTGCGGATCCGGGAGATGAGCACGAGGGCGTAGAGCGCAGCCAGGCCTGGCACCAGGTACCCGATGAGCACCATGATGGCGTCGGCGGCCTCCGGGTGCTGCATCTTGGCGCACTCCACGATCCTGGCCGCCACGTGGCTGCAGATGTAGAAGAGCAGGGAGGAGAAGCTGGTGAGCAGGGCCCCGCCCCAGACGAAGCCGCACACGTGCCGGCTGTTGTAGACGCTGGACATGTAGGTGCGCGGCAGCGCCCGCTCGATGTAGTAGTCGAGGCTGAGCAGGGCCGTGGAGTACATggtcaccagggagcagacgttgAACAGAACCAGCAGCGTCACGTGGGCCTCACTGCTGAAGCCCCACAGGGCCCACCCCGAGGCGCTGGGGCCCAGCAGGTGCGCGGGCGCCAGGGCGCTGAGCACCAGGCCGGCCACGGCCATGTTCACAAAG from Eptesicus fuscus isolate TK198812 chromosome 6, DD_ASM_mEF_20220401, whole genome shotgun sequence encodes the following:
- the GPR146 gene encoding probable G-protein coupled receptor 146, with the protein product MWSCGPLNGTGRGEDQPLCPHSQLVLSAFSLLYLAVGVPVGLGYNALLVLANLQDQGSMTMPDVYFVNMAVAGLVLSALAPAHLLGPSASGWALWGFSSEAHVTLLVLFNVCSLVTMYSTALLSLDYYIERALPRTYMSSVYNSRHVCGFVWGGALLTSFSSLLFYICSHVAARIVECAKMQHPEAADAIMVLIGYLVPGLAALYALVLISRIRKEDTPLDQDSGRLDPSVHRLLVATVCTQFGLWTPHYLTLLGHTCLALWGGAVAGQHLGLLLFAKDLSRCLAFSSSAVTPLLYRCINRSFPSKLRRLVKKMPCGRQSCSADQAGVQQVLA